GGTCCCATCCATCCGCCGGCCCAGTTCAACCCCGTTGACGATGTTGCCCCACTGGTCGCTGCCGCCCATCTGCAGGCGCGCGCCCATGTCCTGCGCAAGGTGCCGAAAGTCGTAGCCTTGCAGGATCATGTAGTTGAATTCGAGAAACGTCATCGGCTGTTCGCGATCGAGCCGCAACCGGACCGAATCGAACGTTAGCATCCGGTTGACGGTGAAATGCGTGCCGACCTTTTGCAGCATTTCGATATAGCCGATTTCGCCCAGCCAATCCTGGTTGTCGACCATTACCGCGTCGGTTGGACCATCGCCGAATACCAGCAGTCTTTCGAAAACCGTGCGAATGCCGGCAATATTGGCCGCGATCGTTTCGTCGGTCAGCATCCTGCGGCTTTCGTCCCGACCGGTCGGGTCGCCGATGCGCGTGGTCCCGCCGCCCATCAGCACGATTGGCTTGTGGCCGGTCTGCTGAAGCCGGCGCAACATCATGATCTGAACGAGGCTGCCGATATGAAGCGACGGGGCCGTAGCATCGAAGCCGATATAGCCGGGCACGATCTGCCGCGCGGCAAGGGCGTCCAGCCCTGTCGCGTCGGTCGTCTGGTGGACATAGCCGCGTTCGTCGAGCACGCGCAGCAGATCGGATTCGTATTTCGTTGTCATCAAAGCCCTCGGATGCGGGGCGGCGCCTAGCACGAGGATACCTGCTTGCAAACGCATGAACTAACCGCCCATCCCGACCATCCGCCGCTCGAGGTGAGCCGGGTCGAAGCCCGGGTGCTGAATTCCGACAGCGACTGGCTGCGGCTGCGCTGGCGGATCGAAGGCATTGGCAAGCTCGTCGTCCCACCCTTCGCCGGTCGCGGGCGTGCGGACGAGCTGTGGCGGACAACCTGTTTCGAACTGTTTCTGAGGCCGGACGGCGGCCAGGCCTATTGCGAAATCAACCTGTCACCTTCGGAACGGTGGGCAGCGTACGATTTTACTGGTTATCGCGATGGGATGACCGAACGGCCGTTCCCGCGCGAACCCGAATGCACGCTCCGGTTGGGCACGGCCATGGCCATCTTCGATGCCACCGTACCGCGTGGCGGACTGCCGGAAGCGGACTGCGCGGCAGCGCTCTGCGCCGTGATAGAGGAGGCGGGCGGAACGAAGAGTTATTGGGCCATCTCCCATCCGGAGTCCGGCCCGGATTTTCACCACGATGCTTGCTTCGCGGCGCGGCTTGCGGCACCAGCAACCGCATGAAATTCGGGCTAGACCGGCTGCTCGCCGACCGCGAACTGAGGAAACCGCTCGAGGGCAAACGGGTCGCTCTCGTCGCTCATCCGGCATCGGTTGCCGAAGATCTGACGCACAGTCTCGATGCGCTGATCGCTGCGGGGGTCAACCTCACCAGCGCTTTCGGTCCGCAGCACGGGCTGAAGGGCGACAAGCAGGATAACATGGTCGAAACGGCCAACGACGTCGATCCGCGTCTGGGTATTCCGGTCTTCAGCCTCTATGGCGAAGTTCGCCGTCCGACCCCTGAAATGATGGCCAGTGCCGATGTTTTCCTGTTCGACCTGCAGGACCTGGGCTGCCGTATATACACTTTCGTGACGACGCTGCTCTATCTGCTGGAAGAGGCAGCGCGGCATGGCAAGACCGTTTGGGTGCTCGATCGCCCCAATCCGGCGGGTCGGCCTGTCGAAGGGTTGTCCCTGCTGCCGGGGCAGGAAAGCTTCGTTGGCGCCGCCTCCATGCCGATGCGACACGGCATGACAATGGGCGAGATGGGCCACTGGTTCGTCGAGCATTTCGATCTGGATGTCGACTATCGCGTGATTGCCATGGACGGATGGCAGCCGGATGGCGCGGGTCACGGGTGGCCAGTCGACCGGATCTGGATCAATCCCAGCCCCAACGCAGCCAATGTCAATATGGCCCGCGGCTATGCCGGCACTGTCATGCTGGAGGGCACTACACTGAGCGAAGGGCGTGGTACGACCCGACCACTCGAAGTCCTTTTTGGCGCGCCGGATGTCGACGCCGCGGCGGTTCGGACAGAGATGGAACGGCTCGCCCCTGCATGGCTGGCCGGTTGCGCTCTGCGCGAATGCTGGTTCGAGCCGACCTTCCACAAACATGCCGGAAAGCTGTGCAACGCCCTGATGATTCACGCGGAGGGGGCGTTCTACGCTCACGACCGTTTCCGCCCGTGGCGTCTCCAGGCGCTCGCATTCAAGGCGATCCGTCGGCTGTATCCCGATTATCCGTTGTGGCGTGACTTTGCGTACGAGTACGAACTCGACCGTCTCGCGATCGACGTCATCAATGGTGGCCCGACCCTGCGCACCTGGGTCGACGATAGCGAAGCCGCGCCAGGCGACCTCGATCAACTGGCGGGCAACGACGAACGCCAGTGGCGTGAGAAGATCGCACCCTATCTTCTATACTAGCGATCAGCCCTTGACGCGCGCCTGCTAGTAAGGGACCTATGCGTCCGGCGACGGGCATACCCGCGCTTCAGGAGAGGGTCGATTACTATGGCGACGACGGCGGCAGAAGGCACGGCGCAACGATCGGTGCGTGCGACACTTTGGATTCTGCTGATCGTCTATATTTTCAATTTCATCGATCGGCAGATCGTCAACATTCTGGCCGAGCCGATCGCGCTCGACCTTGGGCTCAGCGATACGCAGATCGGATTGATGACGGGGCTGGCCTTTGCCCTGTTCTATACCGCCCTCGGCCTGCCGATCGCGCGTTATGCCGACAGGCCCACCACCAACCGGCCGCGGCTGATCGCTATCGCACTGGCGACGTGGTCGGCGATGACGGCCCTTTGCGGTGTGGCGCAGAACTTTGCGCAGCTTCTGCTTGCCCGAATTGGCGTCGGGGTGGGCGAGGCGGGATGCACGCCGCCGGCGCACTCTTTGATCAGCGATATCGTGCCGCCCGAACGGCGCAGTTCCGCCCTTGCATTCTACGCTCTTGGCATTCCGGTCGGGACGCTTCTTGGCATGATGATCGGCGGGCTGCTGGCGGACTGGGTGGGCTGGAGAACGGCCTTTCTCATCGTCGGGCT
The nucleotide sequence above comes from Pelagerythrobacter marensis. Encoded proteins:
- the tyrS gene encoding tyrosine--tRNA ligase, whose translation is MTTKYESDLLRVLDERGYVHQTTDATGLDALAARQIVPGYIGFDATAPSLHIGSLVQIMMLRRLQQTGHKPIVLMGGGTTRIGDPTGRDESRRMLTDETIAANIAGIRTVFERLLVFGDGPTDAVMVDNQDWLGEIGYIEMLQKVGTHFTVNRMLTFDSVRLRLDREQPMTFLEFNYMILQGYDFRHLAQDMGARLQMGGSDQWGNIVNGVELGRRMDGTELFGLTTPLLTTADGAKMGKTASGAVWLNEAQLPSYDFWQYWRNVDDRDVGRFLRLFTDLPLDEIARLEALEGSEINAAKTVLANAVTTLVRGEEAAQAAEATAAETFAGGAGEDLPTLAVGAEGLRIVAALTEIGFTASNGEAKRKIAEGAVKIDGQLVSDPGYLVLPAAGDELRLSLGKKKHGILTR
- a CDS encoding DOMON-like domain-containing protein — its product is MQTHELTAHPDHPPLEVSRVEARVLNSDSDWLRLRWRIEGIGKLVVPPFAGRGRADELWRTTCFELFLRPDGGQAYCEINLSPSERWAAYDFTGYRDGMTERPFPREPECTLRLGTAMAIFDATVPRGGLPEADCAAALCAVIEEAGGTKSYWAISHPESGPDFHHDACFAARLAAPATA
- a CDS encoding exo-beta-N-acetylmuramidase NamZ family protein; translated protein: MKFGLDRLLADRELRKPLEGKRVALVAHPASVAEDLTHSLDALIAAGVNLTSAFGPQHGLKGDKQDNMVETANDVDPRLGIPVFSLYGEVRRPTPEMMASADVFLFDLQDLGCRIYTFVTTLLYLLEEAARHGKTVWVLDRPNPAGRPVEGLSLLPGQESFVGAASMPMRHGMTMGEMGHWFVEHFDLDVDYRVIAMDGWQPDGAGHGWPVDRIWINPSPNAANVNMARGYAGTVMLEGTTLSEGRGTTRPLEVLFGAPDVDAAAVRTEMERLAPAWLAGCALRECWFEPTFHKHAGKLCNALMIHAEGAFYAHDRFRPWRLQALAFKAIRRLYPDYPLWRDFAYEYELDRLAIDVINGGPTLRTWVDDSEAAPGDLDQLAGNDERQWREKIAPYLLY